CCTGGTGGGCCAGCCTGAAAGACGAGCGGAAAAACGCCTACGATGCCCTGCTCTACCGCGAGCATCCCCGTTTGTTTCAGGACCGGATTCCCAAATACCGCCGATTGGTATTCCTGTACTACGTCTTCGTGCTAAGCTTTCTGCTGGGCGTTGGCCTGCTGCTGGCGGGTGACCCGCTGGCGGCCAGTGTGGCCTTCGGTGTCTGGGCGCTCTCGCTGGTTGTGCTGATTGGAAGACGGCTGCGTAAAACTCAATGGTCGCTCCGGCAAATCGGCCAAACGGCGATCACCTCCGTGCTTACCCCGTTTCTGTCGGTGTACTGGCGGCTTTACGGGGCCGTGAAATACCGCACGCTGTATTGGTAAAAAAGGGATCGGCTTTCGGTTAAGTGATCGAATGCCGATCCCCCAAAACCGTCAATCCTATGAATAAAATTACAGACGCCCTGGGCCGCACGCCCGAAACCATCGGGATTTTCCGGGCCATCAAACTGGGCGATTTGCTCGTTGCCGTTCCGGCGTTGCGGGCGCTTCGTCGGGCTTTCCCGAAGGCCCATATTGCCCTAATCGGTTTACCGTGGGCCGCCGATTTTGTGGACCGGTTTCCGGAATACCTAGACGAGTTTATCCCGTTTCCGGGCTGGCCCGGTTTGCCCGAACAACCCGTTGACCCCGAAAAAACGACCGCGTTTTTGAACGGGATGCAAAAACGGCGGTTTGATCTCGTTCTGCAAATGCAGGGCAATGGTACCTGCGTGAATCCGATGATGGCGCTGCTGGGGGCCCGGCAAACGGCGGGGTATTACCCGGCAGCGCTTCCGCAGTATTGCCTGGATGCTGATTTCTACCTGCCCTACCCCGAGGGTCAGCACGAAATCCGGCGGCACGTGCAGTTGATGGAATTTCTGGGCCTGCCGGCGCAGGGGTACGACCTCGAATTTCCGTTGACCGCGGCCGATCAGCAACGCGCCCGTGAGGTCGAGGAGTTGCAACAGCTGGCGTCCGATCCGTACGTGTGCATTCACGCGGGTGGCATTTCGGCCCGGCGCTGGCCCGAATCACGGTTTGCGCAGGTGGCCGACACCCTGGCCGAAAAAGGCTACCGGATCGTGCTGACGGGTACCGCCGGCGAAACCCCGATTGTGGAAAAGGTACAAAATCTGATGAAAGCGCCGGCCATCAGTCTGGCCGGAAAAACGGATCTGGGCGTCATCGGACGGGTACTTCGTGGTGCCTCCTTGCTGGTCAGCAACGACACCGGCGTGTCGCACATTGCCTCCGCCCTGAAAACGCCCAGTGTGATTATCTACTCGACGTCCCGGCCCGAAGAATGGGGGCCGCTGAACCAGAATCTGCACCGGGCCGTTCGGGAAACCGCCGACCCTCAACGTGTTACGGACGAAGCGTTGACAGTACTGGCGCCGTAACGACCTCCTCCATCACCCGGTTCCAGTCCCGCACAAACCGTTCGAGTCCAAACCGGCTAAGAGCCAGTTTCTTCGCCTGCTCGCCCATCCGCCTGGCTTCGGCCGGGTTGTCGAGCAGGTAGCGCATTTTCTCCACCAATTCGTCGGGACTGCAGGATACGAAGCCGTGGACGTTGTTTTCGATCACGGTTGGCAACTCGGTGGTGGCCAGGGCAACAATCGGCATTCCGATCGTCATGGCTTCGATCACCGCCAGCGGCAGGCTGCTGTAGCGCATGGGGCTGAACAGAAACCGGTATTCGGCCAGCCGCCGGTGGAGATGCCGGTAATGAATTTCACCGATCCCCCCGATCTCGGCCGATTTCATTCCCATGACCGTGAGGGGCAACTGCTGCCGAACCTCTTCAAACAGATCAAATCCGGCCATCCGCCCCCGTCGTTGCAGTTCGTTCACGACCACAATTCCCTCCTCACGGTGCCCCTCGTAACGCACCGACGGATCAATGGCCACGCTGTGTTCAATGACGTAGCTGGGGGCCTGGCCGTTGTCCCACATCAGCCGGTTATAATGCGTGACGTGCACCAGGGAGACGCCCGGATCATCGGCGACCGGGTGGCGCGAAAACGTGGGATGTGGCTCGGGGGTGTTGTGTTCCAGGTAGATTTTGGGCAGTTGCAACTGCTCTTCGGACAAAATTTCGAATTGATCGGTCTGGTAGTTTTTGGGGGTTTGAAAGAGGATCAGATCCAGGTCCAGGTTGCGAACTTCATCGGCGGGTACTTCCCGGACGTACTCGGGCATCGTGGAGTCAACGCCCCGGCCGATGTAGCCTTCCGATTGATCGGGTTTAGTGGGAAGGTACCAGTTGTGTTCTGCCTGCGTAATGGCCGTCAGGTAAGCCCCGTGAATGTGCCAGATCAGGATATTTAGTTTTCGCATAATGAAAAGGTTGTAAAACGGTAACTGCACCGTCCGGAAGCCGGTTGAGGGGAGTAAGGCAACGGTCCCGCAACAAACCCAAAAAATGGCTTTTCCAGCCAGCAGAGGGCCAAATCCTCATTAATCAGTCTTGTTTTGACACCCTCATTTTGGTTGTCGGTTAGAGCTTGGAAACTAAACCGATTTAAAATTATGGGAGTGGGTATTGAAATGATTGTTGCCCTATTGCTGATGCTGGTGGCTGGTGGCTACATCATCTACCGGGCTGTAATCCGCGGAAAAACGAGTGGTCCGGGGTTGGACAAACCGGCTTCCAAGCCCATGCGGCTGGCGACAATCAGCGCCGGGGTGGGACTTATCATTGTGATTGCGCTCACGCTGGAATTCTGTCAGGAGCAAAATAATCGAATGGATAAAAACACCCACGAAGACAATTCATTAGACAACGTTGGGAAAGGCGAAAACGAAGATGACAACCGGGATGACCCGGACGAGACGCAGCGGTGATTGTAATTCACCGACAATCTGCGTATCTTTTCCCGGAATCAACTGCTCCTTCGATGGACGTATTAACGCATCAGCGTATTGCCTTACCGGATCACATACTTTCTAATCCATTCCGGTCCTTCTGGATGGCCGGCTACGAATGCACCGATAAACTTAATTCCTGGGGAAACCGGGTCGATTTCCTGCACACCACGGGTCACCTGCAGCGTCTGGACGACGACTACCAGGATCTGCAACCGTTCGGCATCCGGACGGTTCGGGAGGGAATTCGGTGGAGCCAGGTCGAGAAACGCCCCTACCAGTACGACTGGCAGGTTGTCGAGCACATGATTGAGCGGGGCCGTGTGAACGGTATTCAGCAGGTCTGGGATCTCTGTCACTTCGGTTTTCCGGATGATCTGACGCCCCTGCATCCGATGTTTGCCCGGCGGTTCGCGGCTCTGTGCCGGTCTTTTATCCAGTTTTACCGAACAATTGATCCCGACCGCACCCTGATTGTAACCCCGATCAACGAGGTCAGCTTTTTGTCGTGGCTCGGGGGTGACGCCCGGGGTACGTCGCCGTATTGCATCGGGCAGGGCTGGGAAGTCAAGTACGGACTGATGCGGGCTTACATTGAAGGTGTTGCCGCCCTGCGGGAAATTGACCCGACGGTCCGGATTCTGACGACCGAACCGCTGGTGAACATGGTGCCCCCGCTGAACGCAACTCCCGAGCAGATCGGGCAGGCTGCGCTGGCGCATACCGATCAGTACCAGGCGACCGACATGCTCAGCGGCCGGATGTGCCCCGAACTGGGTGGGCGACCGGAGTATCTGGACATAATCGGGCTGAATTTTTATTACAATAATCAGTGGATTGTGGGGTCCGGCGAATTTCTGCCCTGGGCCAACGACTGGCTCGATCCCCGCTGGCGCCCCCTGCGCGACCTGTTTATGCAGGTTTACCACCGCTATCAACGGCCCATTGTCTTGTCGGAAACCAGCCACCCCGGCGAAGACCGGCCATCCTGGATTCGGTTTGTAGCCCGGGAAAGTGCGGCCGTCCTGAAACAGGGTATTCCGCTCTGGGGCATCTGCCTGTACCCCATCATCGACCGCCCGGACTGGGACCATCTGACGCCCTGGCACCGGTCGGGTCTGTGGGATGCCGAACTGGATGTGAACGGCGCGGTTAGTCAGGAACCGTTCCGCCGGATTTTAAACCAACCGTACGCCGATGCGCTGCTCGACGCCCAGGCCCTGGTAGCCCTGGCTCAGATTCAGCCCGAAGTCAACCACTTCCGGTTATAATTAATTCTTGACAGAAACCCGGATGCGGGTGCTGTAGGAACCAGAAAAGCCCAGCCTGTATGGCTGGGCTTTTTAGTAACCGTGTTGGTATGCTTAGACCGTAACGGCTTTTGTAGCCGAAAACTGCGACAGTCGGGCCACCTGTAACTGGTCTTCAATCAAGTCGTGCATATCCTTCCAGGTCTGCTGCCAGGAACTCTGCGCCAACTGGGCATCAATCCGTTTCCAGCACATCGACCCGGGATCTGCCAGCGCCGCAGCAATCGAACGCTCAAACTCCTCCGCCCCGTCGGCAATCCACACCGGACCACACTCCCCGTAGGTGCTGACCACATCCCGGATCGGCGAGGACACCACCGGCAGACCCGCAGCCAGGTACTCCGGCGTCTTGGTGGGGCTGATGAAGCGCGTCGATTCGTTGAGCGCAAAGGGCAACAGCGCCACCTGCCAGTTGCTGAAATAGGCCGGCAGCTGCTCGTAGGCCTTCATGCCCAGGTAGTGCAGGTTAGGCCCCTGCGGCAGCGAAGCCGGGTCAATCTTGACCACCGGACCCAGCAGCACAAACTGCCAGTCGGGCCGCCGTTTCGCCAGTTCGCCCAGCAGGGCGATGTCCAGCCGCTCGTCGATAACCCCACTGAAGCCGATGCGCGGGTAAGCCAGCGAACTCTGATCGGCCGGATCGGCCAGCCCCAGGCGGGCCTGCCCAAAGTGGTGGTTGTCGATGCTGCTGGGAAAGGCGTGCACCGAGGGGTGCAGATTTTTCTTGGCTTCGTATAAGCTCTGACCGCCCGTGAAGACCAATTTGGCCTGTTGCAGCAATTGTTTCTCCCGTTCCCGCAATTGCGGGGGCGCCCCCCGGAAGGCCGACAGTTCGTCCATGCAATCGTAGACGGTGAGCCGGGGCTGGATATGCTCGGTAAAGTTGAGGGCCATGGGCGTGTAGTACCAGGCCACAAAGTCGGTGATCTGGTGCTGGGTCAATAGTTCGTCGAGCCACTTGCGCTGCATGGTCTGCTGGGTCTGGGCATCGGTACCGCCGGGCAGGTGCGGCACCAGGATGTTGAGCTGGGCGTTGACGGGCCGCACTTCCAGCCAGGAGCGGTTGTCGACGACGGGTTCTTCCCGGAACCAGACGCGGAAGTGGCGGCTGGCCCGGCTGAGCAAATGCTGGGGGCGCTGGTAGACGAAGTTCCAGCGCAGGTGTGAAAAACAAATTAAATCCTGGGCTGCCGGAGTTTCCGAGATTAATCCGAGTGATTTGGCTGCTTCCTGAGGTGTTGCCGGAGTGCCGGTTACCGGTTGATGATTAGACATACGTTGCTGTTTAATAAATAGTTTATTGCCTGCTGCGTCGGCAAACCCTTGGGTTAAGGTATCAGTAGTAGCCCTGCATTAGTTACCAAACTAAATCAGGCCCGCAATAGCTGTTGCAATTCTCGACAAAGTTAGGAAGTGGCCCGAATTCGCTTAACAGAACCCTAATAAAGGCGTTTTTTGCCTCAGATTGATCACCGCACCCCCTCCGCGGGCCATATTCTTTTTTTACGGGCGAATAATAGCCTACTCCGAACCGGGGCAGTTCCCCTAAAGCATCCGGATTCTGAACGCTGCCGAAAACGGATGAGTGCAGACTGTTAAGACGCGCTACGGAACCGTATTATTCATTTACCAGACGATTTAAATTCATGAAAAATCAGCTACCACGGCGTGGACCCGGTCGACGGTTCACGCGCATCAGCCTGTTACAACCTCTTCTGATTCTCTGGGCCGCCGTCAGTGCAATCGCCCAAACTATAACCGGTAAAGTAACCAGTGACAACGGAGAGTCGCTACCCGGTGTTAGCATTCAGTTGAGGGGAACCACTACCGGCACCACCACCGACCCCAACGGCAATTACTCCCTGACGCTTCCGGCCGCCAGCGGAACGCTGGTCTTTAGTTTCATCGGGTTTCAAACGCAGGAAGTGCCCATCAACAACCGGCCGACCATCAACGTCACCCTGGCAACCGACGTTCAGGCCCTGTCGGAAGTGGTGGTAGTGGGATACGGTACGCAGCGCCGGCAGGAACTGACCACCGCCGTTACTTCAGTGGGCGCTCAGGCCATCCAGCGGCAGCCCGTCGCCGGTTTTGATCAGGCCCTGCAGGGACAGGCCCCCGGTATTCAGGTAACGGCCCCAACGGGTGCGCCCGGCGCGGGTATCAACATCCGGATTCGGGGCAACAACTCCATCAGCCTGACTAACTCGCCCCTGTACGTCATCGACGGCGTGCCGGTTTTGCCCACGTATGACCAGGAACTCGGTATTGGCAACCAGCGTCCTAACCCGCTCAACACCCTGAACCCGAACGATATTGAGTCCATCGACGTCCTGAAGGATGCGGCCGCTGCGGCCATTTACGGACTACGGGCATCCAACGGGGTGGTGGTGATTACGACCAAGCGGGGCAAGACCGGGCAACCGCAGGTGAGCCTGAACGTTTACTACGGCACGCAGCAGTTACGCCGAAAAATCGAGCTGCTCAACGCCCGCCAGTTTGCCGAGTATTTCAACGAAGCAAATGTTGCCGCCGGCAATCCGCCCGCCTTTACGGACCTGAACAACCTGCCCTACAACACCGACTGGCAGGATGCCGTGTACCGCACCGGCCCCATTCAGAACTACCAGATCAGCCTCAGTGGCGGCACCGACCGAACGAAATACTACGTCTCGGGCGGGTACTTCAAGCAAACCGGTATCCTGCTCAACTCGGGTTTTGACCGGTACAACTTCAAACTGAATCTCGACCAGCAAATGGGCGACCGGTTTCGGCTGGGTACCAGTCTGAACCTGAGCCGGACCAACAACAACACCAGCGTCCGGAGCGAACTGGGGCTGCAAAATTCGGGTACGGTATTGGGCGCTCTGGCCCAGATTCCGACCATCCCGATCCGCAACCCAAACGGCAGTTATGCCATCAACCCGTTCCAGCAGCTGGATAACCCGGTGGGCAACCTGCTGGAAACAAACAACCGAGCCATCATTTACCAGGTAATCGGAAATGTCTACGGCGAACTGGACATCCTCCCCAATCTGTCGCTTCGTAGTTCGCTGGGGATCGATTTCCGGACCCAACTCGAAAACCAGTTCATCACCCGCAACTACCCCGGCACCCAGAACGCCAGCCCCGCAACCCGCGGTAGCGCCAGCACCGCCACGAATCAGCAGGTGGTCTGGTTGTGGGAAAATACGCTGACCTACGACCCGGAACTGGGAAACGATCATAAACTGACGCTGCTGGGCGGCCAGTCCGTTCAGTCGTCGGACCGGTTTACCTCCCGCGCTTCGGTTACCGGTTTTCCGTCGAATGCCGTGCCGTACCTGAGCGCCGGAACGCAGTTTACTGCCCCCTCCAGTTACCAGGACCAGTGGGGGTTGCTGAGCTTTTTTGCCCGCGCCATCTATAATTACCAGGAACGGTATCTGGCTACGCTCAGCCTGCGGGCCGACGGTTCGAGCCGGTTTGCGCCGAACAACCGCTTCGGGTATTTCCCGGCCCTGTCGCTCGGCTGGCGGGTTTCGCGCGAAACCTTTTTTCCACAGTCCAAAGTCGTCAACGACCTGAAATTGCGGGTGAGTTACGGCGCCAACGGCAACCAGGAAATTGGGGCCTATCAGCGGTTCAGCACCTACGCATCGGGGGCCAACTACGCCGGTTCGGGCGGAATTCAGGGCGGAATCGCCCCCCAGCAGATCGGGAATACCGATTTACGCTGGGAAACGACCAAGCAGTTCAACGTGGGGGTCGACATTGGTTTGTTCAACAACCGGTTAACGGCGACCTTGGATGCCTACCACAAACGCACCACCGACCTGCTGACGAACGTGCCGCTGCCCTTCAACGCGGGAGCGCAGAATCCGCAGATCATTCAGAACATCGGCGACATCCAGAACAAAGGGCTGGAGCTGGGCATCAACAGCACCAACATTGAAAGCCAGGGCAACGGCCTGAACTGGACAACCAACTTTAACATCAGCCTGAACCGCAACAAGGTGCTCGATATTGGCACCCTCCGCAACGAGCAGGGGCAGGAAGTCGACCGGCAGATCATCGGCGATTTTACCATCACCCGCAAAGGTGAACCGCTGGGCGCCTTTTACGGCTACGTGGTGCAGGGGATTTTCGAGTCGCAGCAGGAAATTACCCAGGCCCCCACCCAACCCAATAACCCACAGCCGGGCGATATCCGGTTTGCCGACCTGAACGGCGACGGGGTGATCGACGCCAACGACCGCGCGGTCATCGGAAACCCCAACCCGGACTTTTTCGCCGGCTTGACCAACACATTCACCTACAAGGGTTTTGAACTCAGCTTTCTGTTCCAGGGTAGTTTTGGAAACGACATCTTCAACCAGAACCGAATGAGCATTGAGGGCATGTCGGACCCGTTCAACCAGACCGCGCGGGTGCTGACCCGCTGGCGTCCCGACAACACGAATACTGACATTCCGCGGGCCGTTCGCTACGATCCCAACCAGAACAACCGGTTTTCGACCCGGTTTGTGGAAAGCGGCACCTACACCCGCCTGAAAAACCTGACCGTTGCTTACACCCTGCCGACCAAAACGGTGCAGCGGGCCCGCATCAGCAGCGCCCGGATTTACCTGACCGGCCAGAACCTGCTCACGTTCACTAACTATACGGGTTACGACCCCGAAGTGAGCGCCGACCCGTTCTCATCGGTGGGCTTTGGCCGCGACTACGGCGTCTATCCGCAGGCCCGAACCTATACCGCAGGCATCACCGTCAACTTTTAATCTACCCCGTCATGAAGAAAATAACGATACTCCTTCTCCCCTTCCTGTTTCTGGCGGGCTGCCAGGTGCTGGAAAAAACCCCGTTGCCTAGCATCACACCGGAAAACTTTTTTCAGAATGCCGACGATGCTGAATCGGCGCTGACGGCGGCTTACGATGCGCTGCAACAAGCCGGTACGTACGGCCAGGACCTGAACACGGTGGGTGAAATGCCGTCCGACAACGTCACGAGTACAAACGGCGACGTCAACGCCCTGGAACGCATCCTGTGGACACCCCAGACCAGCCAGGTAAACAACGTTTTTCAGGCGGCTTACATCGGCATCAACCGGGCCAATGCCGTGTTGAACTACGTGCCAAATATTCAGATGGATACCGTCCGGCGAAACCAGATTCTGGCCGAAGCCAGCTTTTTGCGGGCCCTGCATTACTTCAACCTGGTTCGCCTGTACGGCGGGGTTCCGTTACGG
This Larkinella insperata DNA region includes the following protein-coding sequences:
- a CDS encoding glycosyltransferase, whose translation is MRKLNILIWHIHGAYLTAITQAEHNWYLPTKPDQSEGYIGRGVDSTMPEYVREVPADEVRNLDLDLILFQTPKNYQTDQFEILSEEQLQLPKIYLEHNTPEPHPTFSRHPVADDPGVSLVHVTHYNRLMWDNGQAPSYVIEHSVAIDPSVRYEGHREEGIVVVNELQRRGRMAGFDLFEEVRQQLPLTVMGMKSAEIGGIGEIHYRHLHRRLAEYRFLFSPMRYSSLPLAVIEAMTIGMPIVALATTELPTVIENNVHGFVSCSPDELVEKMRYLLDNPAEARRMGEQAKKLALSRFGLERFVRDWNRVMEEVVTAPVLSTLRP
- a CDS encoding amine oxidase, translated to MDVLTHQRIALPDHILSNPFRSFWMAGYECTDKLNSWGNRVDFLHTTGHLQRLDDDYQDLQPFGIRTVREGIRWSQVEKRPYQYDWQVVEHMIERGRVNGIQQVWDLCHFGFPDDLTPLHPMFARRFAALCRSFIQFYRTIDPDRTLIVTPINEVSFLSWLGGDARGTSPYCIGQGWEVKYGLMRAYIEGVAALREIDPTVRILTTEPLVNMVPPLNATPEQIGQAALAHTDQYQATDMLSGRMCPELGGRPEYLDIIGLNFYYNNQWIVGSGEFLPWANDWLDPRWRPLRDLFMQVYHRYQRPIVLSETSHPGEDRPSWIRFVARESAAVLKQGIPLWGICLYPIIDRPDWDHLTPWHRSGLWDAELDVNGAVSQEPFRRILNQPYADALLDAQALVALAQIQPEVNHFRL
- a CDS encoding SusC/RagA family TonB-linked outer membrane protein, with the translated sequence MKNQLPRRGPGRRFTRISLLQPLLILWAAVSAIAQTITGKVTSDNGESLPGVSIQLRGTTTGTTTDPNGNYSLTLPAASGTLVFSFIGFQTQEVPINNRPTINVTLATDVQALSEVVVVGYGTQRRQELTTAVTSVGAQAIQRQPVAGFDQALQGQAPGIQVTAPTGAPGAGINIRIRGNNSISLTNSPLYVIDGVPVLPTYDQELGIGNQRPNPLNTLNPNDIESIDVLKDAAAAAIYGLRASNGVVVITTKRGKTGQPQVSLNVYYGTQQLRRKIELLNARQFAEYFNEANVAAGNPPAFTDLNNLPYNTDWQDAVYRTGPIQNYQISLSGGTDRTKYYVSGGYFKQTGILLNSGFDRYNFKLNLDQQMGDRFRLGTSLNLSRTNNNTSVRSELGLQNSGTVLGALAQIPTIPIRNPNGSYAINPFQQLDNPVGNLLETNNRAIIYQVIGNVYGELDILPNLSLRSSLGIDFRTQLENQFITRNYPGTQNASPATRGSASTATNQQVVWLWENTLTYDPELGNDHKLTLLGGQSVQSSDRFTSRASVTGFPSNAVPYLSAGTQFTAPSSYQDQWGLLSFFARAIYNYQERYLATLSLRADGSSRFAPNNRFGYFPALSLGWRVSRETFFPQSKVVNDLKLRVSYGANGNQEIGAYQRFSTYASGANYAGSGGIQGGIAPQQIGNTDLRWETTKQFNVGVDIGLFNNRLTATLDAYHKRTTDLLTNVPLPFNAGAQNPQIIQNIGDIQNKGLELGINSTNIESQGNGLNWTTNFNISLNRNKVLDIGTLRNEQGQEVDRQIIGDFTITRKGEPLGAFYGYVVQGIFESQQEITQAPTQPNNPQPGDIRFADLNGDGVIDANDRAVIGNPNPDFFAGLTNTFTYKGFELSFLFQGSFGNDIFNQNRMSIEGMSDPFNQTARVLTRWRPDNTNTDIPRAVRYDPNQNNRFSTRFVESGTYTRLKNLTVAYTLPTKTVQRARISSARIYLTGQNLLTFTNYTGYDPEVSADPFSSVGFGRDYGVYPQARTYTAGITVNF
- a CDS encoding glycosyltransferase family 1 protein — protein: MSNHQPVTGTPATPQEAAKSLGLISETPAAQDLICFSHLRWNFVYQRPQHLLSRASRHFRVWFREEPVVDNRSWLEVRPVNAQLNILVPHLPGGTDAQTQQTMQRKWLDELLTQHQITDFVAWYYTPMALNFTEHIQPRLTVYDCMDELSAFRGAPPQLREREKQLLQQAKLVFTGGQSLYEAKKNLHPSVHAFPSSIDNHHFGQARLGLADPADQSSLAYPRIGFSGVIDERLDIALLGELAKRRPDWQFVLLGPVVKIDPASLPQGPNLHYLGMKAYEQLPAYFSNWQVALLPFALNESTRFISPTKTPEYLAAGLPVVSSPIRDVVSTYGECGPVWIADGAEEFERSIAAALADPGSMCWKRIDAQLAQSSWQQTWKDMHDLIEDQLQVARLSQFSATKAVTV
- a CDS encoding glycosyltransferase family 9 protein: MNKITDALGRTPETIGIFRAIKLGDLLVAVPALRALRRAFPKAHIALIGLPWAADFVDRFPEYLDEFIPFPGWPGLPEQPVDPEKTTAFLNGMQKRRFDLVLQMQGNGTCVNPMMALLGARQTAGYYPAALPQYCLDADFYLPYPEGQHEIRRHVQLMEFLGLPAQGYDLEFPLTAADQQRAREVEELQQLASDPYVCIHAGGISARRWPESRFAQVADTLAEKGYRIVLTGTAGETPIVEKVQNLMKAPAISLAGKTDLGVIGRVLRGASLLVSNDTGVSHIASALKTPSVIIYSTSRPEEWGPLNQNLHRAVRETADPQRVTDEALTVLAP